The proteins below come from a single Vibrio natriegens NBRC 15636 = ATCC 14048 = DSM 759 genomic window:
- a CDS encoding TonB-dependent siderophore receptor — protein MKCPARFQRSALAAVVSALVSGSVIADESQSQYETITVLGETYRNTATKTALAPEETPQAITILTKEEMDVRGVSTISEALRYASGVNTELRGGAVSRLDLFNIRGFINYTNFYDGLPLLFNGWNLQPQIDAVALEQIEVFKGPTSVLYGNIPPGGMVNIIAKTPQSEPENSLAIRTGSNNLKEVSFDTTGQLGDSGVDYRLVGLAKQQDGQAETSEDERYVLAPSFNWQATENTLVNVNVYYQNDPSAGIYTTVPAAGSASNNPLGSMSSNTYLGDENWNTYEREVLMLGYKIQHDFNHSWQFLQNARYMTANAYQENTYNSALAADNRTVGRNAYLTDEESMSFVVDNQLSGFIKAGNWEHNLLFGLDYQYLDSDVKYKDTLDYSLTQDIFNPDHNQIDRNALNFQYQQNLDIQTKQIGVYFQNQARYDKLVMIAGLRWDKYESDTDTTSDYLGSISNSKEKLDDTNVAFRVGALYELDFGMSPYLTYSESFEPIAGADANGNAFEPSTGHQWELGFKYAPWGSNISGNLALFHITKKNTILNDPNNPYAPNYQAGEVVSQGAELEAKWQATQQADVTLNYTYIDMEITEDSYYGQEGKTPVWVPEQMASLWANYYFEGALSGLQTSAGVRYVGESQMDAQNSEQVADYTLVDVSASYDFSSVSKSLEGAAVTLSASNLFDKEYYSCYDKSNCWFGAERSVEAKLEYKF, from the coding sequence ATGAAATGCCCAGCCCGATTTCAACGCTCAGCCCTCGCTGCCGTTGTTTCTGCACTTGTCTCTGGCTCTGTCATCGCCGATGAAAGCCAATCACAATACGAGACCATCACCGTACTTGGCGAAACTTACCGCAATACCGCAACAAAAACGGCACTAGCACCAGAAGAAACGCCTCAGGCAATAACCATACTTACCAAAGAAGAAATGGATGTACGTGGTGTCAGTACCATCAGTGAGGCGTTGCGTTACGCGTCCGGTGTCAATACTGAACTGCGCGGCGGGGCCGTTTCTCGCCTCGATCTGTTTAATATTCGTGGTTTCATTAACTACACCAATTTTTACGATGGTCTTCCCCTACTCTTTAATGGCTGGAACCTTCAGCCACAAATTGATGCCGTGGCATTGGAGCAGATTGAGGTTTTCAAAGGGCCAACGTCGGTTCTGTATGGAAACATCCCGCCAGGTGGCATGGTGAATATCATTGCTAAAACGCCACAGTCCGAACCTGAAAATAGTCTCGCCATAAGAACTGGTTCTAATAATCTAAAAGAGGTGAGTTTCGACACAACTGGACAGTTAGGCGACTCTGGCGTGGATTATCGCTTGGTCGGCTTGGCAAAACAGCAGGACGGACAGGCCGAGACTTCAGAGGATGAGCGCTACGTTCTCGCTCCTTCATTCAACTGGCAAGCGACCGAGAACACTCTGGTGAATGTAAATGTCTACTATCAGAACGACCCTTCTGCGGGAATATATACCACAGTGCCAGCAGCGGGTTCGGCGTCGAATAACCCACTCGGCTCAATGTCTTCGAACACTTATTTAGGCGATGAAAACTGGAACACATACGAACGTGAAGTTCTTATGCTGGGATATAAAATTCAGCATGACTTCAACCATAGCTGGCAGTTTTTGCAAAATGCTCGCTACATGACAGCGAACGCGTATCAGGAAAACACCTATAACAGTGCCCTCGCTGCTGATAACCGCACCGTTGGACGTAACGCCTACCTCACCGATGAAGAATCAATGTCATTTGTTGTCGACAACCAATTGTCAGGTTTTATCAAGGCTGGCAACTGGGAACATAACCTGCTTTTTGGTTTGGACTATCAATACTTAGACTCGGATGTGAAGTACAAAGATACGCTCGACTACTCGTTGACACAGGACATTTTTAATCCTGACCACAATCAAATTGATAGGAATGCTCTGAATTTCCAGTATCAACAAAACCTTGATATTCAGACCAAGCAGATTGGTGTCTATTTCCAGAACCAAGCGCGTTACGACAAACTAGTAATGATTGCTGGTCTACGTTGGGATAAGTACGAGTCAGATACGGATACCACCAGTGATTACCTTGGTTCTATCTCCAACAGCAAAGAAAAGCTGGATGACACCAATGTTGCTTTCCGCGTAGGCGCACTGTACGAACTTGATTTCGGAATGTCACCTTACCTGACCTACTCCGAAAGTTTCGAACCGATTGCCGGAGCAGATGCGAATGGCAATGCATTTGAGCCTTCAACAGGGCATCAATGGGAGCTGGGCTTTAAATATGCACCATGGGGAAGTAACATTTCGGGCAACTTAGCGCTCTTTCATATCACCAAGAAAAATACTATCTTGAACGACCCGAACAACCCTTATGCGCCAAATTATCAAGCGGGTGAAGTCGTCTCTCAAGGTGCCGAGTTAGAGGCAAAATGGCAGGCAACGCAACAAGCAGACGTAACGCTTAATTACACCTACATTGACATGGAGATCACCGAAGACAGTTATTACGGTCAAGAAGGTAAAACTCCCGTCTGGGTGCCAGAGCAAATGGCATCGCTGTGGGCGAATTACTACTTTGAAGGCGCGTTGTCCGGGCTGCAAACCAGCGCAGGCGTTCGCTATGTTGGAGAATCGCAAATGGACGCACAGAATAGTGAGCAAGTTGCGGATTATACACTGGTAGATGTATCGGCAAGCTACGACTTCTCTTCTGTGTCTAAATCACTTGAAGGTGCCGCGGTTACGCTGTCTGCATCGAACCTGTTTGATAAAGAGTACTACTCTTGCTACGACAAAAGTAACTGCTGGTTTGGCGCAGAGCGCTCTGTTGAAGCCAAGTTAGAGTACAAGTTTTAG
- a CDS encoding response regulator, which yields MKTATRVMIIEDDLAIAELHHKYLSQLSGLEVVGIATTRMEAEMQLEILNPDLLLMDVYLPDGTGLEILNTLRAKNQTCDVILITAARDVDTLQTAMRGGVVDYLLKPIMFPRLEVALKKYLAQRERFDIAGSLDQSQVDKMFQSNNIADTGAKRLPKGIDSVTLDKIRDLFPGEEMLTADEAGEKIGASRTTARRYLEYLISSGELEADLNYGTVGRPERCYKKVTR from the coding sequence ATGAAGACGGCAACGCGTGTCATGATCATCGAAGATGATCTCGCTATTGCAGAACTCCACCATAAATACCTCAGCCAATTGTCCGGCTTAGAGGTGGTGGGCATAGCTACAACGCGAATGGAAGCAGAAATGCAATTGGAGATACTCAACCCCGATTTACTGCTGATGGATGTGTATCTACCCGATGGGACAGGGCTGGAGATCCTCAATACGTTACGTGCTAAAAATCAAACTTGCGACGTCATTTTGATTACCGCTGCGAGGGATGTTGATACGCTGCAAACAGCCATGCGTGGTGGTGTTGTTGACTACCTGCTTAAGCCGATTATGTTTCCGAGGTTAGAGGTAGCACTGAAAAAGTATCTTGCGCAGCGTGAGCGTTTTGATATCGCTGGCAGCCTGGATCAGAGTCAGGTTGATAAGATGTTTCAGTCGAACAATATTGCTGACACAGGCGCAAAACGTCTGCCAAAAGGGATTGATAGTGTGACGCTGGATAAAATCCGAGACTTGTTTCCGGGTGAAGAAATGCTCACTGCGGATGAGGCTGGAGAAAAAATCGGAGCCAGTCGAACCACGGCAAGACGATACCTGGAATACTTAATTAGCTCTGGTGAATTAGAGGCGGATTTAAATTACGGCACAGTGGGGCGTCCTGAGCGCTGTTATAAGAAAGTGACAAGGTAA
- a CDS encoding sensor histidine kinase encodes MSWSTISFRKRMLIIMTLSGLIELLLLVAAGVTYLKVNQEQEMGEKALGIAQFLANSEIVREIIESDDPQRYQERFRELTQAIGAAFIVIGDRNGVRVIHPIDERIGKPMKGGDNQRALDEGKSYISTAKGSLGYSIRGKAAIFDDKGQVIGVVSVGYLLERLQDRIEPFLTFLILMVIIVVIANAVVSNYASRKFQRAILGFEPEEIGRLYGELEVTMGTIKEGILSIDSQGVLRSINRSACQILGIDRETALNKPLTDTLRDSDLYTVLETGQEDHDIEIYLNHKRLIANRSPIYVDGKVVGAVSSFRLRDEISELTEQLSQTKEYAELLRSQTHEHRNKLNTISGLVQMGELDAVQKLIGQETAHYQAMIEFLRDTIKDPLIAGMLLGKTERARELGLNLVVEEGSRLEPLPEWLNAEDLVTILGNLIDNAFDATLSTIREESTVAIERRDIEVSLSDYGNEVIMEVSDQGCGLPEDIEPQTLFKKGISTKALHNRGVGLHLVNQLATRYHGHVEMLPNTQYGTRITVYLPKEEQI; translated from the coding sequence ATGAGTTGGAGCACCATTAGCTTTCGTAAGCGAATGCTCATTATTATGACACTTTCTGGTCTCATTGAGTTACTGCTCCTTGTCGCTGCAGGGGTTACGTACCTGAAAGTCAATCAAGAGCAGGAAATGGGTGAGAAAGCGCTCGGTATTGCTCAGTTTTTAGCAAACTCCGAGATCGTGCGTGAAATCATTGAGAGTGATGATCCACAACGTTATCAAGAACGTTTTCGCGAGCTGACTCAAGCTATCGGTGCGGCATTTATTGTCATTGGCGACCGAAATGGGGTACGTGTGATTCACCCTATCGATGAGCGGATAGGAAAGCCAATGAAAGGCGGTGATAATCAGCGAGCGCTCGATGAAGGCAAGTCATATATATCGACAGCGAAGGGTTCATTGGGTTACTCCATTCGAGGCAAAGCCGCGATATTTGACGATAAAGGCCAAGTCATTGGGGTCGTGTCGGTAGGTTATTTGCTTGAACGTTTACAAGACCGCATCGAGCCATTCTTAACTTTCTTAATTCTGATGGTAATTATCGTGGTTATCGCAAATGCGGTGGTTTCTAACTATGCCTCAAGAAAGTTTCAACGTGCCATCCTGGGCTTTGAACCTGAAGAAATTGGCCGTTTGTATGGTGAGCTCGAAGTCACGATGGGGACCATTAAAGAAGGGATTTTAAGCATTGATTCTCAAGGCGTCCTTCGTTCAATAAACCGCAGCGCGTGTCAGATATTGGGAATAGACAGAGAAACGGCGCTTAATAAACCGTTAACAGACACATTACGTGATAGCGATTTATATACCGTGCTTGAAACGGGTCAAGAAGATCACGACATTGAAATTTACCTCAATCACAAACGCTTAATTGCCAATCGTTCCCCAATATACGTTGATGGAAAAGTCGTGGGTGCGGTATCCAGTTTTCGCTTACGTGACGAGATCAGTGAGCTAACAGAACAGTTATCTCAGACAAAGGAATACGCGGAACTGTTACGTTCGCAGACACATGAGCACAGAAACAAGCTCAACACTATTAGCGGGCTTGTCCAAATGGGGGAGCTTGATGCGGTGCAAAAACTGATAGGGCAAGAAACCGCACATTATCAAGCGATGATCGAGTTTTTGCGGGACACGATAAAAGATCCTCTGATTGCGGGTATGTTGTTGGGAAAAACAGAACGTGCTCGTGAGCTTGGTTTAAACCTGGTTGTGGAAGAAGGGAGCCGCTTAGAGCCGCTACCTGAATGGTTGAACGCAGAGGATTTGGTGACCATTTTGGGTAACTTAATTGACAACGCTTTTGATGCGACGTTATCGACGATTCGTGAAGAGTCGACGGTGGCGATTGAACGACGTGACATCGAGGTATCGCTGAGTGACTACGGTAACGAAGTGATCATGGAAGTCAGCGATCAGGGCTGTGGGCTGCCAGAAGACATTGAACCACAAACACTTTTCAAAAAGGGCATTTCAACAAAAGCACTCCATAATCGCGGTGTGGGGTTGCACTTGGTCAATCAACTCGCCACACGCTATCACGGTCATGTTGAGATGCTGCCGAATACGCAATATGGAACGAGAATAACCGTGTATTTGCCTAAGGAAGAACAAATATGA
- a CDS encoding TolC family protein — MKPTGKFWVLTLISSSISFACHSTPITLDSAWQLLLENNYSLKAQRSNVESYQYQEKATGNLNLPQVSLGANYTRLDTDITLSGKQIFDSTGAEIAVPPAFQNILGTLANTTSTITERDIFSSSIRAIWPIFTGGRISAAQTAAEGKTDEAKSQLAMEQQARFEDLSKYYFSVVLAKEVLATRQAVEKGLRKHRDFAIKLEEQGQIARVERLQAEASLDKASVETRKALSDLTIAEAALGKILAQEQSVEPAETLFINTSLPPLNAFIEQTLHTYPGLDLLDAKDKQARSLIKAEKGKYYPEVFLYGDYTLYEDDSLASQMKPDWLVGVGVSVPLIESTGRSEKTKAAQSMVSQVDALKSQAKQDLSLLVQKTYLEAQQAIDEVQGLESSIALANENLLLREKAFTQGLSSSLDVVDAQLYVANIETQRSAARFRYLISLTKLLALSSEIDSFQQYKNTAYTPALPSKEVR; from the coding sequence ATGAAACCAACTGGAAAGTTTTGGGTACTTACTCTCATCAGTAGCTCGATTTCTTTCGCCTGTCATTCCACTCCTATTACCCTAGATAGTGCATGGCAATTGCTATTAGAAAACAACTATTCTCTGAAAGCACAACGCTCAAATGTTGAAAGTTATCAATATCAGGAGAAAGCAACAGGCAACCTTAATTTGCCGCAAGTTTCTCTTGGCGCAAACTACACTCGCTTGGATACCGACATCACCCTTTCTGGCAAGCAGATTTTCGACAGCACAGGTGCTGAGATCGCGGTTCCGCCTGCCTTTCAAAACATTCTGGGTACGCTAGCGAACACCACGTCGACCATTACTGAGCGTGATATTTTCTCTTCTTCTATTCGCGCGATCTGGCCTATTTTTACTGGCGGTCGTATTTCTGCCGCGCAGACTGCCGCCGAAGGGAAAACCGATGAAGCAAAAAGCCAACTCGCGATGGAACAACAAGCGCGTTTTGAAGATCTGTCGAAGTACTATTTTTCAGTTGTGCTGGCAAAAGAAGTGCTGGCGACTCGTCAAGCCGTAGAAAAAGGGCTGAGAAAACACCGCGACTTCGCGATTAAACTGGAAGAGCAAGGACAAATTGCCCGAGTAGAACGCTTGCAAGCTGAAGCGTCATTAGATAAAGCCTCGGTTGAAACTCGTAAAGCCTTGAGTGATCTCACCATTGCTGAAGCAGCATTGGGAAAAATTCTCGCCCAAGAGCAATCTGTTGAGCCAGCAGAAACGTTATTTATCAACACGAGCCTTCCGCCACTCAATGCCTTTATTGAGCAGACATTACACACCTACCCTGGTTTGGATCTTCTCGATGCTAAAGACAAACAAGCACGAAGTTTAATCAAAGCGGAAAAAGGTAAGTACTATCCCGAAGTCTTTTTATACGGTGACTACACCTTATATGAAGACGACTCTCTCGCAAGCCAAATGAAACCCGATTGGTTGGTCGGCGTTGGCGTGAGTGTCCCATTGATAGAATCAACTGGCCGAAGTGAAAAGACCAAAGCGGCGCAAAGTATGGTTTCGCAAGTCGACGCATTGAAATCTCAGGCGAAACAAGACTTATCACTATTAGTTCAGAAAACCTATCTGGAAGCTCAACAAGCGATTGATGAAGTGCAAGGGCTAGAATCCAGTATCGCGCTTGCAAACGAAAATCTGCTTCTGCGTGAAAAAGCGTTTACCCAAGGCCTGTCTTCTTCGCTCGATGTTGTTGATGCGCAGCTTTATGTCGCCAATATAGAAACGCAACGTTCGGCAGCGAGATTCCGCTACCTAATCTCTTTAACCAAGTTATTGGCATTAAGTAGTGAAATCGATAGTTTCCAACAATATAAAAACACCGCCTATACCCCAGCTTTACCGTCTAAAGAGGTGCGATAA
- a CDS encoding HlyD family secretion protein: MAAKSLKPILLSLCAVGVTAWVGFQFYRAYQPDPVRLQGMIEAQQYSISSKVPGRIDQVMVRKGDDVEKGQLIFTLHSPEIAAKLEQAKAGEKAADALAQEAEKGAREQQIQAAKDQWLKAQAAANLMEKTYNRVNNLYRDGVVAEQKRDEALTQWQAAKYTESAAFQMYEMAKEGARSETKVAAAEKARMASGAVAEVEAYAKDTQIHSWFNGEVSQVLLQSGELAPQGFPVVTVIDTQDAWATLNVREDLLKYFNEGTTFQAYLPALDKKVEFKVTHVAVMGDFATWRATDAAQGFDLRTFEVEARPVQQESDLRMGMSVVVEL, translated from the coding sequence ATGGCAGCAAAATCATTAAAACCCATTTTATTATCACTTTGCGCTGTAGGTGTTACCGCCTGGGTTGGCTTTCAGTTTTATAGGGCTTATCAGCCAGATCCGGTTCGTCTTCAAGGCATGATTGAGGCACAGCAATACAGCATTTCCTCAAAGGTGCCGGGTCGTATTGATCAAGTCATGGTCCGTAAAGGAGATGATGTTGAAAAAGGCCAGCTAATTTTCACGCTACACAGTCCAGAAATCGCAGCAAAATTAGAACAAGCCAAAGCGGGTGAGAAAGCGGCAGATGCCTTGGCCCAAGAGGCAGAAAAAGGGGCTCGTGAACAGCAGATCCAAGCCGCTAAAGATCAATGGTTAAAAGCGCAAGCCGCTGCTAATCTCATGGAAAAAACCTATAACCGAGTTAATAACCTGTACCGAGATGGTGTCGTTGCTGAACAGAAACGCGACGAGGCATTAACTCAATGGCAGGCAGCTAAATACACAGAAAGCGCGGCTTTCCAAATGTATGAGATGGCGAAAGAAGGCGCTCGCAGTGAAACCAAAGTCGCTGCAGCAGAAAAAGCACGCATGGCGTCTGGCGCGGTTGCTGAAGTAGAAGCTTACGCCAAAGACACCCAAATACACAGCTGGTTTAATGGCGAAGTGTCTCAGGTTCTACTGCAAAGTGGAGAACTTGCACCACAAGGTTTTCCTGTCGTTACGGTTATCGATACACAAGACGCGTGGGCAACGCTGAATGTGCGTGAAGATCTTCTGAAGTATTTCAATGAAGGGACAACCTTTCAGGCTTACTTACCCGCTTTGGATAAGAAAGTAGAATTTAAAGTCACGCATGTTGCGGTAATGGGCGACTTCGCGACTTGGCGTGCAACGGATGCGGCTCAAGGGTTTGATTTACGTACTTTTGAAGTCGAAGCGAGACCAGTCCAGCAAGAGTCTGACTTGCGTATGGGCATGAGTGTTGTAGTTGAACTCTGA
- a CDS encoding ABC transporter permease has product MTIQISQRHIVRRDKWLASCLTWVPILLALTIWGVFSAGIARDLPIGIVDMQHSQLSRKLIQSLDASSTLSVDYHYASTTEAKNAMIEGDIYAYAVIPPKFDQDILQHRQPQLSVFFNSQYILVAKLINSAVAQAQGYFDAQVQTMGNLAKGNTTSLATIGQAVPVSTQITALFNRNTNYAQFLVTAIVPAIWQICIVVSTILILAAHFRIYGGKNRFEFLGEKPCLRLASILSHYIPVFMIQGALYLYWFYTLLNWPMEGSVVVILLAQLVTIIACIIMGALFFFLSMDPARAMSFAGAFTAPSFAFMGITFPVTDMSTLATAWRSLLPISHYIEVQVGQASYGASAAQSLSSLWTMIGYTVPLLLTAALIHKHRNATSLNHSQESA; this is encoded by the coding sequence ATGACGATTCAGATTTCACAACGCCATATAGTACGACGCGATAAATGGTTGGCATCCTGCCTTACTTGGGTGCCCATTCTGCTTGCTCTGACGATTTGGGGAGTCTTTTCTGCTGGTATCGCACGTGATTTGCCCATCGGTATCGTGGACATGCAGCACTCACAGCTTTCACGTAAGCTGATCCAGTCCTTAGATGCGTCTTCGACTTTGTCCGTGGATTACCATTACGCCAGTACCACCGAGGCGAAAAATGCCATGATCGAAGGTGACATTTACGCTTATGCCGTGATCCCGCCAAAGTTTGATCAGGACATACTTCAGCACCGTCAGCCTCAGCTGTCTGTTTTCTTCAACAGCCAATATATTCTGGTAGCGAAGTTAATAAACTCGGCCGTTGCACAAGCGCAAGGCTATTTTGATGCTCAGGTGCAAACCATGGGTAATCTCGCCAAAGGCAATACCACTTCGCTTGCCACTATCGGGCAGGCCGTGCCTGTTTCGACACAAATTACTGCGCTTTTTAATCGCAATACCAACTATGCACAATTTCTGGTTACGGCTATCGTGCCCGCTATTTGGCAGATTTGCATCGTAGTAAGTACGATTTTAATTCTTGCTGCTCATTTTCGTATTTATGGAGGTAAAAATAGGTTCGAGTTTCTCGGCGAAAAACCTTGCTTACGACTGGCGTCAATTCTAAGCCATTACATTCCAGTATTTATGATCCAAGGTGCTCTATACCTCTACTGGTTTTATACTCTGCTGAACTGGCCAATGGAAGGCAGCGTAGTAGTTATATTACTGGCACAGCTGGTGACGATTATCGCCTGTATTATTATGGGTGCCCTGTTTTTCTTTCTGTCTATGGATCCCGCTCGCGCGATGAGTTTCGCTGGTGCGTTTACTGCGCCAAGTTTTGCCTTTATGGGCATTACTTTTCCAGTCACAGACATGAGCACGCTTGCTACGGCTTGGCGTTCGCTATTGCCAATCAGCCACTACATTGAAGTTCAAGTAGGTCAGGCAAGCTACGGAGCGTCAGCAGCTCAATCACTAAGTTCACTTTGGACAATGATCGGTTACACCGTACCGTTGCTACTCACTGCTGCGTTAATCCACAAACACCGAAATGCCACAAGCCTTAATCATAGTCAGGAGAGCGCATGA
- a CDS encoding ABC transporter permease: MTLWQLIKAEIRSVFTNPVVTLTVFGGVIFYSFLYPLPYTQQTPREQPIAVVNLDDSQTSLKLERMVDATPQVKIVSRLHTIEDAKQAFLNRDITGFLVIPEHFYKDLMLGKSPTLAYAADASYFLVYGTVVEGLAQAGGTLGAQVKVSKLVIEGVPLSMASHNYSAIKLNMKPTFNPTMGYIEYVVPAVFVLILQQTLIMAVGLQTGSQRHGRGYWSQVTTTSLLFVRTLIFVAIYFLLSTYYFGASFERLSVNHIAQATELLSLLVPFLLSCCGLGFWLGYLLPRRELVTLVVLVSSMPLIFLAGFIWPVESIPAPLLWVADLSPSTWAIKGFLALNQMGATWQQVAKHWTALWLLTVFWGGIAYWIARRHSNPVVTESVS; this comes from the coding sequence ATGACACTCTGGCAACTGATTAAAGCGGAAATTCGCTCAGTTTTTACCAACCCGGTCGTCACACTAACCGTCTTTGGTGGTGTGATATTTTATTCATTCCTATACCCACTGCCCTATACCCAGCAAACCCCACGGGAGCAGCCGATTGCAGTTGTTAATTTGGATGACAGCCAGACCAGTCTGAAATTAGAGCGTATGGTGGATGCGACACCTCAGGTAAAAATTGTATCCAGGCTACATACCATCGAAGACGCCAAACAAGCCTTTTTGAACCGCGATATCACCGGTTTTTTAGTCATTCCTGAGCACTTCTATAAAGATTTGATGCTAGGTAAAAGCCCAACTCTTGCCTATGCCGCGGACGCTTCTTACTTTTTGGTGTATGGCACAGTCGTAGAAGGTTTGGCACAAGCTGGCGGGACGCTAGGTGCGCAGGTAAAAGTCAGTAAGCTAGTGATTGAAGGTGTGCCTTTGAGTATGGCCAGCCACAACTACTCGGCGATAAAACTAAATATGAAACCGACCTTTAACCCCACCATGGGTTATATCGAATACGTAGTACCCGCGGTGTTCGTCCTGATTCTACAACAAACGTTGATCATGGCGGTTGGGTTGCAAACGGGATCACAGCGACATGGTCGAGGTTACTGGTCACAAGTTACAACGACCTCATTGTTGTTTGTGCGAACGCTTATCTTTGTCGCGATTTATTTCCTGCTTAGTACGTATTATTTTGGTGCCAGCTTTGAAAGGTTAAGCGTTAATCACATCGCTCAGGCAACTGAACTGCTTTCCTTGCTGGTTCCGTTTCTGTTGAGCTGCTGTGGTTTGGGTTTTTGGCTCGGTTACCTTTTACCACGCAGAGAACTGGTCACCTTAGTCGTATTGGTCAGCTCAATGCCACTTATCTTCCTTGCCGGTTTCATTTGGCCAGTAGAATCCATTCCGGCTCCCCTGCTTTGGGTTGCTGATTTAAGCCCGAGTACTTGGGCGATTAAGGGCTTTCTCGCCTTAAATCAAATGGGCGCAACATGGCAACAAGTGGCTAAACACTGGACTGCCCTTTGGCTGCTAACCGTGTTCTGGGGCGGTATCGCGTATTGGATAGCCAGACGCCACTCAAATCCTGTCGTGACAGAAAGTGTAAGCTAA
- a CDS encoding aspartate kinase: MTFTVEKIGGTSMTAFDAVLDNIILRPKTPYNRVFVVSAYGGMTDALLECKKTSKAGVYQLVAKRDDSWEEALAYVENRMLLTNENIFADPMNRMRADKFIRSRISEAKNCIANILETCQYGQFSLRHYLPQIREFLSSIGEAHSAYNTALKLKNMGINAKFVDLSGWDTTEPKSLDESISEAFADIDVSKELPIVTGYAYCKEGLMHTYDRGYSEMTFSRVASITKANLAIIHKEYHLSSADPRVVGPEKVLPIGSTNYDVADQLANLGMEAIHPNAAAGLRESGIELQIKNTFEPEHEGTLISSGYRPEEDKVEIIAGKQKVFALHLFDQAMVGKVDNVSYELMEIISDAHVTLVGKEMNANSITYYLGGNADSLNKVLYKAEKCYPKASIKGRMVALISAIGSQIDTNKTLAKGVLALMNSGVTPVALHSSLRNVNVQFVVGDKEYQRAICALHDEFFEPVENAESIEDVA, encoded by the coding sequence ATGACTTTTACCGTAGAAAAAATCGGCGGTACTTCAATGACAGCATTTGATGCTGTTCTAGACAATATTATTCTTCGTCCCAAGACACCATACAACCGAGTATTTGTTGTATCGGCGTACGGTGGTATGACTGACGCGCTATTAGAATGTAAAAAAACCAGTAAAGCGGGCGTATACCAACTGGTTGCTAAGCGTGATGACTCGTGGGAAGAAGCGTTGGCATACGTAGAGAATCGTATGTTGCTGACAAACGAGAATATTTTCGCCGATCCAATGAATCGAATGCGAGCGGATAAGTTTATTCGTTCACGCATTTCAGAAGCGAAAAACTGTATCGCTAATATTTTAGAAACGTGCCAGTACGGCCAGTTTTCACTGCGTCACTACTTGCCTCAAATCCGTGAGTTTCTTTCTTCAATTGGTGAAGCGCACAGTGCTTATAACACCGCGTTGAAACTGAAAAACATGGGCATTAACGCTAAGTTTGTCGACTTGTCAGGTTGGGATACAACCGAGCCGAAGAGTCTTGATGAATCAATCAGTGAAGCTTTTGCTGATATCGATGTATCAAAAGAACTACCTATCGTGACGGGTTATGCATATTGTAAAGAAGGTCTTATGCATACGTATGACCGAGGCTACAGTGAGATGACTTTCAGCCGAGTTGCTTCGATCACGAAAGCGAATTTAGCGATAATCCACAAGGAATATCACTTAAGTTCTGCTGACCCACGTGTTGTTGGTCCTGAGAAAGTATTGCCAATTGGCAGCACGAACTACGATGTGGCTGACCAGCTGGCTAACCTGGGAATGGAAGCTATTCACCCTAACGCAGCAGCGGGTTTGCGCGAAAGTGGTATCGAACTGCAGATTAAAAACACATTTGAACCTGAACATGAAGGTACTTTGATTTCTTCTGGTTACCGTCCAGAGGAAGACAAAGTGGAGATCATCGCGGGTAAGCAGAAAGTGTTTGCGTTGCATCTTTTTGACCAAGCGATGGTTGGTAAAGTAGATAACGTGAGTTACGAGCTGATGGAAATCATCTCAGATGCACACGTGACATTGGTTGGTAAAGAAATGAACGCCAACTCGATTACTTACTACCTGGGCGGTAATGCAGACAGCTTAAACAAAGTTCTGTATAAAGCGGAAAAATGTTACCCGAAAGCATCAATTAAAGGCCGTATGGTAGCGTTGATCTCAGCGATTGGTTCTCAGATTGACACCAACAAAACCTTGGCGAAAGGTGTATTGGCACTGATGAATAGTGGTGTGACGCCAGTGGCTCTGCACTCATCATTACGAAATGTTAATGTACAATTCGTTGTGGGTGATAAAGAGTATCAGCGAGCAATTTGTGCACTGCACGATGAGTTCTTCGAACCGGTTGAGAATGCTGAGTCGATAGAAGACGTTGCGTAA